From Rhizobium favelukesii, the proteins below share one genomic window:
- a CDS encoding GNAT family N-acetyltransferase, producing MSVDAFNSAVAEVHRPSSPLAPKEGDILGRIGSLETRLARTASEIDAAQAVRFRVFVEEMGAQLSPEAMRRKRDFDSYDAFCDHLLVLDRSIEGDGEDQIVGTYRLLRQEVAMANGGFYSASEFAIDELLARHPDKRFMELGRSCVLPDYRTKRTVELLWQGNWAYALKHGMSAMFGCASFPGIHPESHALALSFLHHNVAAKDEWAVGALPHLARDMDLMPAEAVNPKRALMALPPLIKGYLRLGAMVGSTAVVDEAFNTTDVLIVLPIASISDRYLNYYGADAGRFAS from the coding sequence ATGTCAGTAGACGCTTTCAATAGTGCCGTCGCCGAGGTCCATCGGCCGTCGAGCCCGCTTGCGCCGAAGGAAGGTGATATTCTCGGCCGCATCGGCAGTCTTGAGACCCGCCTAGCCCGCACCGCCAGCGAGATCGATGCCGCCCAGGCCGTCCGCTTCCGAGTCTTCGTCGAAGAAATGGGTGCACAGCTTTCGCCGGAAGCCATGCGCCGCAAGCGCGATTTCGATTCCTACGACGCATTCTGCGATCATCTGCTCGTGCTCGATCGCTCGATCGAGGGCGACGGCGAGGACCAGATCGTTGGCACCTATCGCCTGCTACGACAGGAAGTCGCGATGGCGAACGGCGGCTTTTACTCGGCTTCGGAATTCGCGATCGACGAGCTGCTTGCCCGCCACCCGGATAAGCGGTTCATGGAACTCGGCCGCTCCTGCGTGCTGCCCGACTACCGCACCAAGCGCACCGTCGAGCTCCTGTGGCAGGGGAACTGGGCCTATGCGCTGAAGCATGGCATGAGTGCCATGTTCGGCTGCGCCTCCTTCCCGGGCATTCACCCGGAAAGCCATGCTCTGGCGCTGTCCTTCCTACATCACAACGTTGCCGCCAAGGATGAGTGGGCCGTTGGCGCGCTTCCACACCTTGCCCGTGACATGGATCTGATGCCGGCAGAAGCGGTCAACCCGAAGCGGGCGCTGATGGCGCTACCGCCGCTGATCAAGGGTTATCTCCGCCTCGGCGCGATGGTCGGTTCGACTGCCGTGGTCGACGAGGCCTTCAATACGACGGACGTTCTGATCGTCCTGCCGATCGCCAGCATTTCCGATCGCTACCTGAACTATTACGGCGCCGATGCCGGGCGGTTCGCGAGCTGA